TACGATCAAATCATTTGCTCtcactttttgtttgttttggaaaCATCTTGAACAAGCTTTAAGATCCCACACAAGAACTATGAAACTATGAATACAGAACGCAGGTTCACTGACTGTCATACATGACAACGGTTTAAACACAGGACAACATAAGATTCAAACGATGCCCATCAGATATAATATCCTGTGTAATTATGAAGAAATGACCAGTGTGACGTTACCATAACACTAGAACAGGTAACAAGAGGTAGAACACACAGTCATTTCAACACAACTGCACATAATGTATGTCCGGGTTTCCTGCTTGGCTCGACCAATCAAAGGAAATTTATGTTCACTACTATCAAAAGTGCATCCAAATGTACAAATCACGAGACCagcaaagaaaacaaaaaaacaagtaaATATCAAGTACTTGATTTCTAAGAATGCTCCACAGTCAGTCGGACTTCGGATGACTTTGAAGGTAATGAGAAATGAATGTAATTAAGGTAGAGAAAAAATAAAAGGCATTCAAAACCACTTCAACGTCTATTACCATACTTATGGTAAGTGAAGAGCATCTTCGACAAGTCCATTGAGATTTAAGGTGACATTAGTGAAAGAGAAAGTCGAGCACCTGGAATTAAAAATGGTCTCTTGTGCTTCAGTTTCTTTAGGACATGAATTTTGTATAAAATGTGTAATCTTGTTTGGCTAAGAAGAGTGATGTGTGTTCTACAAACTATATACCGATTTCTTGTGTGCTGTACAATACAAATGACGACAACACAACCCCCCATAACATTACAAAGGTCTAGGGAAGAAGCACTACAAACGCTATTAAAACGCACCAAGCAACAAAAAAACTACTACTCTACAAATGTCCTAATATTCATTTTTGGGAAAGGTCACTGCTAAAATCTCTTGGTTAAAAACAATGCATAGTTAGAAAAGAGCGAGATAAAAGCCAGCCAATCTAGGCTATATGAAAAACCCCTGCTAAAATGTCATTACTAAGGAGAACAGAAAAGGGAATAAAAAAACGTTATGGAAGGCATTACAATTTCTGCATGCAAGCTCTGCATAAACTTATATTgaattttttttgttctttataaCTACATACCGGACAATCGTTTTGAAAAATTCCTTCTATCATTTTAGCATTCTCTTCTAAAAGCGTATTCAAAATATACCCTATATCCCATGAGGCTATGATACAAAGCCAACAATTAAACTActtgcataaaaaaaaaaaaaaagaatttgcTTGACTAGTAGAATAGCATAATTGCTCCCTTTTTTACAGAGGAATAACAGAAAATATCTAGCAGTCTAGAATCCTTTCTCCCCCAATAGAACGCCACCTCATCTTCAGTCCAGTTCCTACACGTGACACTGACATCACAGGCTTTACTCTACCGATTCATACATCAACGACAGCAGTACAACTACCCCCCCAGTAGGGAGAAAACCATgtcactgccataaaaccataaagAAAACTAGATAGGGTTAACATATCCAAATACCTAGATCCAATGTGTAAGTCATCTATGCACACATTTGTAAAATAATAGATTACATGAAAATAAGGGGGACACTAAAACAAGACAACAGATTTCATTTCAAGAgacttgaccccccccccaatgtAGATGTCTTCACATGTAATGTGGCTCAGAGAACACAAAGGGTGTCTGTTGGGAACCAGTCCCATTCTATTAGTAAATATATTCGCTGGCCACTGGCCATAGATTGACAAAACAACCCAGTCCAAGTAAAAGGCAAGACAGCAAAAATTGCTGTTGTTACAATTTCATATTATTAATTTGTATAAGTCTTGATAAAAAGTAAGTGTTAACAGTTTCAAAGTCTAATGAAAATCTAATACAAAAATTACTTGCTTAGCGGTCATCAGATGCAGCATAAAAATGTGTTGGTCACCAGTGTTGGAGGACAAATACTCTGAGGCTGGTACTGTATCCAAGCCTGTTAAATTCATAGTACATACAAATGAAAAGACAACATGTTAAGTACTTGTGTACTTAAGTCCTGGTCAGTGCACTTTGCTTTGATTGGCTGATAAATAAAGTTGTGAAGAGTAAGAATGATTATAAACCTATCGGACCGTTCTCGTTTTCAATATCCCCACCTCCTTTCAACCCTGGGGACCCCTTCAGAAAACTGGATAGTGTCTAAACACCAAAGTGTGATGATACTGCCCCTTAGTTTGATAGAAGTATTTCCAACTGTCAGTGTAAAGAAAAGTAATACAAATGTATCTCCCCCCACATTTACAAATACAAACAAATGTACAACATGTAAAATAAAGGAGTCCACTCCACCACAACCCATTTCTGAGGAATCATTTTACATAGTACTACCGAATAATGACCAGGGTTAGGCCAGGAAGGGGGGGAAAGCGGTTTTGTATGCATGTTTGAAAATAATTGTGGACATTTTGGAAAAGAAACCATCCCTAATTTGTTTGGTATCATTCCACCTTACTGGCGGGGAGAGACGAGACGACAAACCCACTTAACGCCCACACCTGATACAGTAAGGGGGTTAGGTGGGAGGAGAGAAGGCTTCTTCCCTGTTGGGTCTGTCTCACCAATGCCCGCCCCAGGTGCTTCAGGCGAAGTACATAGTGCGCAGTGTGTCCTGGTGGATCTGAACTGCCTTGGCCAAAGCCTGCTGGTCACGCCCATTGCTCTGTCCCGACGTGTGACTGCCCTCCGCACTAGAATGAACACAATGGAAAGAGTTTGGGAATTATTTAGTCCAAattcttaaaaaaaataattcttCCTTCATCACTTCCTGGTAATCACTAACTTGTCACAGTTTGAATGGTACAGCGATATGATGGCAATAAGATGCATTTTAAATAGGTTATGAGAACAGGGCCATGGTCAACATCAGACGCGGTCTCTTACCTGTCATGCTCCTTATCCACCAGGTGGTAACGGGCTCGGAATGCCACCAGGTGGGCGTAGTAGGCTGGTGCTGGGATGGACACGGAGCGGGTGCAGCGCACATAGGTGTGGCACAGCTGGTAGGTGAGCACCTGCAGCTCGTCCGAGGTGAAATGGTTGTCATCCCACAGCACATGGTAGTGGGATGGTCGGCTAGTACCCTGGGGAAAGGTATTACCATTACTAAATCATGTTTAGTGGTAATGCATGTCATTTAGCTCTACTATAACCAAAGTATAACAGCCTACAATGTTAAACATCCCAATTATAAAAACATTTAGAGGAGTGAAACTACATCTAGGTCTCAGAAGCAcatactcagcaaaaaaagaaacgtccactcactgtcaactgcgtttattttcagcaaacttaacgtgtaaatatctatgaacataagattcaacaacagacaaactgaacaagttccacagacatgtgactaacagaaattgaataatgtgtccctgaacaaagggggggggcaaaatcaaaagtaacagtcagtatctggtgtggccaccagctgcattaagtactgcagtgcatctcctcctcatggactgtaccagatttgccagttcttgctgtgagatattaccctactcttccaccaaggaacctgcaaattcccagacatttctgccctagccctcaccctccaatccaacaggtcccagacatgctcaatgggattgagatccgggctcttcgctggccatggcagaacactgacattcctgtcttgcaggaaatcacacagaacgagcagtatggctggtggcattgtcatgctggagggtcatgtcaggatgagtctgcaggaagggtaccacatgaggaaggaggatgtcttccctgtaacgcacagtgttgagattgcctgcaatgacaagctcagtccgatgatgctgtgacacaccgtcccagaccatgacagaccctccacctccaaatcaatcccgcgccaaagtacaggtctcggtgtaacgctcatgcCTTCAacaataaatgcgaatccgaccatcacccctggtgagataaaaccgcgactcgtcggtgaagagcactttttgccaggcctgtctggtccagcgacggtgggtttgtgcccataggcgacattgttgccggtgatgtcttaCAAAAGgcttacaagcccttagtccagcctctctcggcctattgcagacagtctgagcactgatggagcgattgtgcgttcctggtgtaactcgggcagttgttgttgccatcctgtacctgtcccacaggtgtgatgttcggatgtaccgatcctgtgcaggtgttgttacacgtggtctgctactgcgaggacaatcagctgttcgtcctgtagcgctgtcttaggtgtctcacagtatggacattgcaatttattgccctggccacatctgcagtcctcgtgcctccttgcagcatgcctaaggaacattcacgcagatgagcagggaccctgggcatctttcttttggtgtttttccagagtcagtagaaaggcctcttccgtgtcctaagttttcataacgatGACCTTAATTGCATAccttctgtaagctgttagtgtcttaacgaccgttctacAAGTgcaatgttcattaattgtttatggttcattgaacaagcatgggaaacagtgtttaaaaccctttacagtgaagatctgaagttatttgtatttttacaaattatctttgaaagacagggtcctgaaaaaggaatgattctttttttgctgagtttagtattaGTAAAACTGGAGGTAGGCTCTCTTCCAGAACAGTCCCTTCTCTACTTCCTAGCTCTACTGTGTCCTGGGTTGTGTCAGaaattgtaccctattccctatgggccctggtcaaaagtagtacactataaagggaatagggagccatttggctGGTCCCTACCTGAATGCCAGCGTGGCTACACAGGTAGAAGTCAAACTCCGATGGGTGAGTGATTTTGGTGTCCACTGTGGTGCCTGCAGGGATGTTGCCACTCTTACCAACCTGAACAAAACACATTAGGAATCATAAAATACCACAATGTAGGCATTTCATAGAAGTTTCTTTTACAGTAATAATAGTGGTCAGTATGAATTGGAGAGATGTCGAACCCTCTCGTTTCTGTCCATGCAGAACAGTCGAGTGTGGTGTCTCTTCTGCACCACCACGAAGGTGATCCCGGGCTGGTAGTCTTTCTCCAGTTTGATGCAGGCCTCACGGATTGCCAGTAACTCATGTTGGAGCACCTGGATAAAACCCAAAACGACAGCTACAGTTAAAAAACAGTAACTCCCACACGTCACAATACATATATTTACAAatcaggggggaaaaaaatgataGATTGGGCAATTCAGAGTAAGAACGGTTACTAATAGAAACAAACACAGTAGCACAGTAGCGGGATAAAAATATCATTTTTAACTTTCTTTTTGGTTAAAAAGTTAAATCTGAAATAACTGATTTGATCTCAGTAAAACAAATACTAGGCATTCAGAATTAAATTGGAACGGTAACCAATAGAAACAGAAACCAAAAGAAAAACAAATAGATAGCACAAAATCCTTTACTCACAACCAGTACAGTACAATTACAGATCATGCAATTGAATTGAAATCCTATTTCCTCAAGTCTACCTCAAGTCTAACCTGGTTGAACTGGCCCTCAGATATGCCGTCGCGGTAGTAGATGATCCGGGTGGGCTTGAAGCGGGTGGACTTGTAGAACTGGATGAGCAGCTCTCTGACCATTGTGGCCAGGTCCTGGATGATGTCCTGGCGATGCTGCTGCACCCGCACCGTGGCACAGTAGCGGCTGGGGTGGGCGTCCATGCTCCCCACCACCTAGAAAAGAGGAACAGGGATGTGATCAGGACAATATAGAAACATACACGTCAGGATTTTCACTAGGGGGATATGTAGGGATTCATCAGGAGGAAGCACATCCGAGGAAGCACAGAGCACACTTAAGATCATTTATTTTTGGGCTGTTTTTAAAGTCAGGTCAAAGCTGGTCAGTGAGCAAGGTGGAGTGGTAGGCTATTGATTCCCTCAGTTCTCTCCATTTCAGATGTTGGACATAGTAAAGGACACCGCTATAGACTATTGCACCCCTACTCCCTAGCAGAAACATGGTTCTGAGGGTAAAATAAACTACTGTAGACTATTGCACCCCTACTCCCTAGCAGAAACATGGTTCTGAGGGTAAAATAAACTActgtagactattgagatgcaaccCTACAGTCCCTGGTAGGTGACAAGGCCCTGTGGAGCGTCTGCTCTGTCTGACTTACTGCAGCGATGGAGGGTTTCTTCCCATCTCCAGCAGGAGGGTGAGTGACGTCAGCACCCAGGAAGATGACTGGCTGCTGGAACACCAGGGGCCTGGGAAGAACAGACACCCACAAGATTAACCAGAGCCATCATCACAGAAGAGAAGACGTGTGAACAGAAGAATGGACATatacatggatggatggagactGACTTGACGTTTCACTTCTAGCATGTGAATGTATAGGTGAATGAGTAGACTAATATCTTGGAATAAGCCACAAAAGCTATTATGGAAGAATGTAAGTCTTACAGCTGTCATGAATAAACGCATACTGGTTTATATATTTTAACTGAATGCGGAGTACAATACTGTTAGACATTAACAGTAAACCAGCAAGTATTCATAGCCATGATAATGAGAGAGGTTCTGCACTGACCTGCCCTGTGGGAGGAGGATGTTGTTGACCCCGCCCAGCTTGACGTTGATCTTCAGGcagaggttagagagggtctggggAGTGGTCTTCTGAACATTCTTTACCTGGACACACTGGGTGGCCATGCCCAGCACCGTGTCACCAACGCGCTTCACCTCAGCTAGCCCACAGAGAagcaggggagggagaaagactaTGTCAGCACAACAGGAGAGATATACAACTAGTTCGTGTGTTGCAATGAATTCTGAATTAGTTTGATGAAGGCACTAatttaagtcgctttggataagagtgtctgctaaatgacaaaaatgtcaaaGTGTAAGGTAGAAAGATCACATGTGAAATTTGCTTTTATACAGTTGAACATATAATCCACTAAATAATCCAGAACAGCACTAACTGAACCAATAGGATTTAGAGGCAGTTATAAACAGTGACATTAATTAACTTAGggacatatactgaacaaaaatataaatgcaaaatgtaaagttttggtcccatatctcatgagctgaaatgatcccagaaattttccatacgcacaaaaagcgtatttctctcaaattttggccACAAATATGTTTACATCTGTTAATGAGCATTACTCCTTTGcctagataatccatccacctgacaggtgtggtatatcaaggtgattaaacatgatcattacacaggtgcagcttgtgctggggacaataaaaggccactaaaatgtgcagttgtgtcacgtaacaatgccacagatgtctcaagttgagggagcgtgccattggcatgctgactgcaggaatgtccacctgagctgttgccagagaattttatgtttatttctctaccgtaagccacctccaacattgtttttcagaatttggcagtacgtccaactggcctcacaaccgcagaccacgtgtatggcgttgtggggggacgagcagtttgctgatgtcaacattgtgaacagagtgccccatggtggtggtggggttatggtatggacaggcattaactatggacaacgaacacaattgcattttaaaggtatctgtgagcaACATGTgcaatctgtattcccagtcttgtgaaatccatagattagggcctaatgaatttatttcaattgaccgatttcctcatatgaactgtaacttcaaaattgttgcgtttatatttttgttcactatagTTTCCAGTTTCCTCACCATAGACGGGCGTCTTCCCAGGCAGGATGACCACCACCAGCTGCAGGCCCTGGTAGGTGTACTTCAGGTGTTTGAACATGGGCTCCACGCTGTCCGCCCCCTGAGCGTATTTACAGAAACAGGGTTGGCCCTGGATGGGCATCCCCGCGTCACGAGAGATCTTACGCAGCTGGTCTGTGAACGCCCTGAGAGAAACAGGTTAGAAGGTACAAAAACGCAATATAAGTGTCCTCAAACTCTTTATTGGATTCCAAAAATATTGTGTAGATTGAAATCATAAGCGGGCTAACACAGaagaaacagttttagaaatggaAAAATACTTTAACTTAAAAAATACATCCCAATTATAAACATCCCCCCGCAATGGTTATTGAGGCTCCTAAGGGCTCCTGCAGTTCTTACTTGAGCAGGAGTTCAGTACACTGTCTCTGTGGGGCGAAGCAGGCGATGGCCCACACCTTGATCTCTATGCCAGTGTGGAACTGCTTGTTCCTCATGTCCCACACTCCCTGGATGGGAGTTGCTATTGCTTTATTCTGCTTGAGTAAAAGGAAGACGAGATAAGGGTCAGAGACAAATAGTTGTCTGAATGAGAGAAATTAAGCCGGGTGTACACTACACGAGTCAAAATCCTAACATCGCTGAGCCTCGCATTAAACAACTGACTTTCCTGTAGTTTTTGTTTGTGTTGCCAACACAGTGGTGCGATACTAAGTGATGAGGCACAGACTAAGGTCACCCTGCAAGACTTCACTTGGTCGGTGAGGATTTGATACCACGCTGTCTCGCCAAAACAATGATTAGATTAAATGTAGCTCCAACGTGCTGTGGCTCAAAGCAGCCTCAAACTTTTTGAGTCAGACATTCACACTTGCCATACAGAGTTCAAATGTCTAGTCATCATTTGAATTTAATAACATTGCTTGTGCACTTCAGAGCTGTAACTGACACTTTAGCTTTGGTTATAAAGGCAAGTACAGACGCATACTAGTGGTAGCTTTCGCTCCTTTGCGAGAGTCTACACATTCTGAGTGATACAAAACAACAGCATCTCACTAGCGAGCTCTCATTGGCTATTGCTGACCACCATTCTCAACTTGCTGTTGCACATCTCACACTACAAGAGCATTGCAGATTTTGTGCAGATAAAATTAAACATGTTTGAAAATATCGGGACGTCTGGGACTGCTCAAAGACTAGATCAGTAGCCCGCAGATTACGTCTCTGACCCGCTCACATTAACCCTGCGTCGGTGACGGCTGCACACCCCGAGTAGGCAACGACATGGGGATTTTGTCGCTGGGAAAGCTAAAAATCAGGGCCAAAATTGGGTTGTGTACACCGGGCTTAAATGGGATGTTTCACATTAGAAGGCTGATTCAAAATCCAATGACATAACTTTGTTATTTGGAGTGTTCTAAGTTTCCCTTTACATAATATACATAAAGAACTGTTGTTCATCAGTGCAGTTTTTATaatgtcaggtttttgccttagcactacacacctgattaaaagcttggtgatgagttgatcatttgaatcagttgtgtaCGGTTAGTACAAAGACAATAATGTGCaaccctttgggtccccaggaccaggattaagaAACAGTGAATAAAATCAACCCATCTTAAATAAGAGAAACCTACCCGCCCTCCatagaggatggatggggcctgGAGGACTCGGCCGTTCACCTCAGTCATCTCATCCCTCACCATCACCCCAAACTCACGCACGTAAGGATCATTGTT
This genomic interval from Salmo salar chromosome ssa27, Ssal_v3.1, whole genome shotgun sequence contains the following:
- the ago2 gene encoding protein argonaute-2 isoform X2, whose translation is MYSSGAAGAAEMLEPPHSSGSIGSDPSDPDPPSPPVPEYVFKPPSRPDFGTMGRTIKLQANFFEMEIPKLEVYHYDIDIKPEKCPRRVNREIVEHMVQHFKTQIFGDRKPVYDGRKNLYTAMPLPIGREKVELEVTIPGEGKDRNFKVAIKWVSCVSLQALQEALSGRLPNIPFETIQALDVVMRHLPSMRYTPVGRSFFTPSEGCSNPLGGGREVWFGFHQSVRPSLWKMMLNIDVSATAFYKAQPVIEFMCEVLDFKSIEEQQKPLTDSQRVKFTKEIKGNHSLPGLKVEITHCGQMKRKYRVCNVTRRPASHQTFPLQQENGQTIECTVAQYFKDKYKLILRYPHLPCLQVGQEQKHTYLPLEVCNIVAGQRCIKKLTDNQTSTMIRATARSAPDRQEEISKLMRSANFNNDPYVREFGVMVRDEMTEVNGRVLQAPSILYGGRNKAIATPIQGVWDMRNKQFHTGIEIKVWAIACFAPQRQCTELLLKAFTDQLRKISRDAGMPIQGQPCFCKYAQGADSVEPMFKHLKYTYQGLQLVVVILPGKTPVYAEVKRVGDTVLGMATQCVQVKNVQKTTPQTLSNLCLKINVKLGGVNNILLPQGRPLVFQQPVIFLGADVTHPPAGDGKKPSIAAVVGSMDAHPSRYCATVRVQQHRQDIIQDLATMVRELLIQFYKSTRFKPTRIIYYRDGISEGQFNQVRLEVLQHELLAIREACIKLEKDYQPGITFVVVQKRHHTRLFCMDRNERVGKSGNIPAGTTVDTKITHPSEFDFYLCSHAGIQGTSRPSHYHVLWDDNHFTSDELQVLTYQLCHTYVRCTRSVSIPAPAYYAHLVAFRARYHLVDKEHDSAEGSHTSGQSNGRDQQALAKAVQIHQDTLRTMYFA
- the ago2 gene encoding protein argonaute-2 isoform X4, coding for MYSSGAAGAAEMLEPPHSSGSIGSDPPSPPVPEYVFKPPSRPDFGTMGRTIKLQANFFEMEIPKLEVYHYDIDIKPEKCPRRVNREIVEHMVQHFKTQIFGDRKPVYDGRKNLYTAMPLPIGREKVELEVTIPGEGKDRNFKVAIKWVSCVSLQALQEALSGRLPNIPFETIQALDVVMRHLPSMRYTPVGRSFFTPSEGCSNPLGGGREVWFGFHQSVRPSLWKMMLNIDVSATAFYKAQPVIEFMCEVLDFKSIEEQQKPLTDSQRVKFTKEIKGNHSLPGLKVEITHCGQMKRKYRVCNVTRRPASHQTFPLQQENGQTIECTVAQYFKDKYKLILRYPHLPCLQVGQEQKHTYLPLEVCNIVAGQRCIKKLTDNQTSTMIRATARSAPDRQEEISKLMRSANFNNDPYVREFGVMVRDEMTEVNGRVLQAPSILYGGRQNKAIATPIQGVWDMRNKQFHTGIEIKVWAIACFAPQRQCTELLLKAFTDQLRKISRDAGMPIQGQPCFCKYAQGADSVEPMFKHLKYTYQGLQLVVVILPGKTPVYAEVKRVGDTVLGMATQCVQVKNVQKTTPQTLSNLCLKINVKLGGVNNILLPQGRPLVFQQPVIFLGADVTHPPAGDGKKPSIAAVVGSMDAHPSRYCATVRVQQHRQDIIQDLATMVRELLIQFYKSTRFKPTRIIYYRDGISEGQFNQVRLEVLQHELLAIREACIKLEKDYQPGITFVVVQKRHHTRLFCMDRNERVGKSGNIPAGTTVDTKITHPSEFDFYLCSHAGIQGTSRPSHYHVLWDDNHFTSDELQVLTYQLCHTYVRCTRSVSIPAPAYYAHLVAFRARYHLVDKEHDSAEGSHTSGQSNGRDQQALAKAVQIHQDTLRTMYFA
- the ago2 gene encoding protein argonaute-2 isoform X1 yields the protein MYSSGAAGAAEMLEPPHSSGSIGSDPSDPDPPSPPVPEYVFKPPSRPDFGTMGRTIKLQANFFEMEIPKLEVYHYDIDIKPEKCPRRVNREIVEHMVQHFKTQIFGDRKPVYDGRKNLYTAMPLPIGREKVELEVTIPGEGKDRNFKVAIKWVSCVSLQALQEALSGRLPNIPFETIQALDVVMRHLPSMRYTPVGRSFFTPSEGCSNPLGGGREVWFGFHQSVRPSLWKMMLNIDVSATAFYKAQPVIEFMCEVLDFKSIEEQQKPLTDSQRVKFTKEIKGNHSLPGLKVEITHCGQMKRKYRVCNVTRRPASHQTFPLQQENGQTIECTVAQYFKDKYKLILRYPHLPCLQVGQEQKHTYLPLEVCNIVAGQRCIKKLTDNQTSTMIRATARSAPDRQEEISKLMRSANFNNDPYVREFGVMVRDEMTEVNGRVLQAPSILYGGRQNKAIATPIQGVWDMRNKQFHTGIEIKVWAIACFAPQRQCTELLLKAFTDQLRKISRDAGMPIQGQPCFCKYAQGADSVEPMFKHLKYTYQGLQLVVVILPGKTPVYAEVKRVGDTVLGMATQCVQVKNVQKTTPQTLSNLCLKINVKLGGVNNILLPQGRPLVFQQPVIFLGADVTHPPAGDGKKPSIAAVVGSMDAHPSRYCATVRVQQHRQDIIQDLATMVRELLIQFYKSTRFKPTRIIYYRDGISEGQFNQVRLEVLQHELLAIREACIKLEKDYQPGITFVVVQKRHHTRLFCMDRNERVGKSGNIPAGTTVDTKITHPSEFDFYLCSHAGIQGTSRPSHYHVLWDDNHFTSDELQVLTYQLCHTYVRCTRSVSIPAPAYYAHLVAFRARYHLVDKEHDSAEGSHTSGQSNGRDQQALAKAVQIHQDTLRTMYFA
- the ago2 gene encoding protein argonaute-2 isoform X5, which produces MYSSGAAGAAEMLEPPHSSGSIGSDPSDPDPPSPPVPEYVFKPPSRPDFGTMGRTIKLQANFFEMEIPKLEVYHYDIDIKPEKCPRRVNREIVEHMVQHFKTQIFGDRKPVYDGRKNLYTAMPLPIGREKVELEVTIPGEGKDRNFKVAIKWVSCVSLQALQEALSGRLPNIPFETIQALDVVMRHLPSMRYTPVGRSFFTPSEGCSNPLGGGREVWFGFHQSVRPSLWKMMLNIDVSATAFYKAQPVIEFMCEVLDFKSIEEQQKPLTDSQRVKFTKEIKGLKVEITHCGQMKRKYRVCNVTRRPASHQTFPLQQENGQTIECTVAQYFKDKYKLILRYPHLPCLQVGQEQKHTYLPLEVCNIVAGQRCIKKLTDNQTSTMIRATARSAPDRQEEISKLMRSANFNNDPYVREFGVMVRDEMTEVNGRVLQAPSILYGGRQNKAIATPIQGVWDMRNKQFHTGIEIKVWAIACFAPQRQCTELLLKAFTDQLRKISRDAGMPIQGQPCFCKYAQGADSVEPMFKHLKYTYQGLQLVVVILPGKTPVYAEVKRVGDTVLGMATQCVQVKNVQKTTPQTLSNLCLKINVKLGGVNNILLPQGRPLVFQQPVIFLGADVTHPPAGDGKKPSIAAVVGSMDAHPSRYCATVRVQQHRQDIIQDLATMVRELLIQFYKSTRFKPTRIIYYRDGISEGQFNQVRLEVLQHELLAIREACIKLEKDYQPGITFVVVQKRHHTRLFCMDRNERVGKSGNIPAGTTVDTKITHPSEFDFYLCSHAGIQGTSRPSHYHVLWDDNHFTSDELQVLTYQLCHTYVRCTRSVSIPAPAYYAHLVAFRARYHLVDKEHDSAEGSHTSGQSNGRDQQALAKAVQIHQDTLRTMYFA
- the ago2 gene encoding protein argonaute-2 isoform X3; its protein translation is MYSSGAAGAAEMLEPPHSSGSIGSDPSDPDPPSPPVPEYVFKPPSRPDFGTMGRTIKLQANFFEMEIPKLEVYHYDIDIKPEKCPRRVNREIVEHMVQHFKTQIFGDRKPVYDGRKNLYTAMPLPIGREKVELEVTIPGEGKDRNFKVAIKWVSCVSLQALQEALSGRLPNIPFETIQALDVVMRHLPSMRYTPVGRSFFTPSEGCSNPLGGGREVWFGFHQSVRPSLWKMMLNIDVSATAFYKAQPVIEFMCEVLDFKSIEEQQKPLTDSQRVKFTKEIKGNHSLPGLKVEITHCGQMKRKYRVCNVTRRPASHQTFPLQQENGQTIECTVAQYFKDKYKLILRYPHLPCLQVGQEQKHTYLPLEVCNIVAGQRCIKKLTDNQTSTMIRATARSAPDRQEEISKLMRSANFNNDPYVREFGVMVRDEMTEVNGRVLQAPSILYGGRQNKAIATPIQGVWDMRNKQFHTGIEIKVWAIACFAPQRQCTELLLKAFTDQLRKISRDAGMPIQGQPCFCKYAQGADSVEPMFKHLKYTYQGLQLVVVILPGKTPVYAEVKRVGDTVLGMATQCVQVKNVQKTTPQTLSNLCLKINVKLGGVNNILLPQGRPLVFQQPVIFLGADVTHPPAGDGKKPSIAAVVGSMDAHPSRYCATVRVQQHRQDIIQDLATMVRELLIQFYKSTRFKPTRIIYYRDGISEGQFNQVLQHELLAIREACIKLEKDYQPGITFVVVQKRHHTRLFCMDRNERVGKSGNIPAGTTVDTKITHPSEFDFYLCSHAGIQGTSRPSHYHVLWDDNHFTSDELQVLTYQLCHTYVRCTRSVSIPAPAYYAHLVAFRARYHLVDKEHDSAEGSHTSGQSNGRDQQALAKAVQIHQDTLRTMYFA
- the ago2 gene encoding protein argonaute-2 isoform X6, which encodes MYSSGAAGAAEMLEPPHSSGSIGSDPSDPDPPSPPVPEYVFKPPSRPDFGTMGRTIKLQANFFEMEIPKLEVYHYDIDIKPEKCPRRVNREIVEHMVQHFKTQIFGDRKPVYDGRKNLYTAMPLPIGREKVELEVTIPGEGKDRNFKVAIKWVSCVSLQALQEALSGRLPNIPFETIQALDVVMRHLPSMRYTPVGRSFFTPSEGCSNPLGGGREVWFGFHQSVRPSLWKMMLNIDVSATAFYKAQPVIEFMCEVLDFKSIEEQQKPLTDSQRVKFTKEIKGLKVEITHCGQMKRKYRVCNVTRRPASHQTFPLQQENGQTIECTVAQYFKDKYKLILRYPHLPCLQVGQEQKHTYLPLEVCNIVAGQRCIKKLTDNQTSTMIRATARSAPDRQEEISKLMRSANFNNDPYVREFGVMVRDEMTEVNGRVLQAPSILYGGRNKAIATPIQGVWDMRNKQFHTGIEIKVWAIACFAPQRQCTELLLKAFTDQLRKISRDAGMPIQGQPCFCKYAQGADSVEPMFKHLKYTYQGLQLVVVILPGKTPVYAEVKRVGDTVLGMATQCVQVKNVQKTTPQTLSNLCLKINVKLGGVNNILLPQGRPLVFQQPVIFLGADVTHPPAGDGKKPSIAAVVGSMDAHPSRYCATVRVQQHRQDIIQDLATMVRELLIQFYKSTRFKPTRIIYYRDGISEGQFNQVLQHELLAIREACIKLEKDYQPGITFVVVQKRHHTRLFCMDRNERVGKSGNIPAGTTVDTKITHPSEFDFYLCSHAGIQGTSRPSHYHVLWDDNHFTSDELQVLTYQLCHTYVRCTRSVSIPAPAYYAHLVAFRARYHLVDKEHDSAEGSHTSGQSNGRDQQALAKAVQIHQDTLRTMYFA